Proteins encoded within one genomic window of Luteolibacter sp. Y139:
- a CDS encoding ABC transporter permease yields the protein MSSGDRSLPRFFLAALFHPWTWRMAWRDSRSQRGRLLIFSLAIVSGIAALVAIHSLKESVQTGIETQAKALLGSDLQVSTRQPLSEKDLARLKGMAREISRETTFPSMLKFLPGGGARMVQVRGIEGGYPYYGQVETKPADGWQKLKEGPGILLEPALLDQFSAKVGDEVELGGVKLPILGSVTKGAPKSSRFSGFAPEAYVRLGDVERSGLLSKNSMAMHQVHLAIPDAPASLKDKVRDDFPDNAWRLETPADRRENLGDALENFQRFLGILALAALVLGAIGVAGAVHAHVVRRVPTVAILRCLGCPGQVAFGIYFVQAAALGLLGAIVGAVLGIALQMGTLAAFQGQLPISVEPAPEWAVVAKTTAAGFAVCCGFALLPLLKIRRISPAATLRGGATLEGNTLRALPVYALLVGLLVLLALTNDPEWKRALSLVGGLAIAFGVLVGVAKLLIVVTRRAVNSRWPYLLRQGLSNLHRPRNQTLLFLLSLGLGTFLLVTVLLVGSLIRQRLNVTQNANSPNLYLIDVQPDQLDGVRKTVEKQGMPVLESAPMVTMRIESIRGVAVRDVPNIPRWIARREFRSTYRAEMNATETLVAGKWEASVPDKNQPVPLSLEEQIAKDMKVKVGDELTLDVQGVTVKAKVTSLRKVDWSRFNLNFFMVFPPGVLEDAPGFHVVTTRTPTPAASGELQRALIAEFGNVTAIDLTLVLETVRDIVTKISTVISVLAGFTVLAGLPIVIGTLLNGRDVRLRESVLLRTLGASAKQVRTILVIEYAALGVLSALTGVVLAVAGNAALAKFVFQGSPWPDLTVVAGAFAAATGISVIGGLALSRGVCHHPPLEILRSGV from the coding sequence ATGAGTTCCGGTGACCGTTCCCTTCCAAGATTCTTCCTCGCCGCGCTTTTTCATCCATGGACGTGGCGGATGGCATGGCGGGACAGCCGCTCGCAGCGCGGACGGCTGCTGATCTTTTCGCTGGCGATCGTGTCGGGGATTGCGGCCCTCGTCGCGATCCATTCGCTGAAGGAGAGCGTGCAGACGGGGATCGAGACGCAGGCGAAGGCCTTGCTGGGCTCGGACTTGCAGGTTTCGACGCGCCAGCCGCTATCGGAGAAGGATCTAGCGCGCTTGAAAGGAATGGCGAGGGAGATCAGTCGCGAGACGACTTTCCCTTCGATGCTGAAGTTCCTCCCCGGAGGTGGTGCGCGGATGGTGCAGGTGCGGGGAATCGAGGGTGGGTATCCTTACTACGGGCAGGTCGAGACGAAGCCGGCGGATGGCTGGCAGAAGCTGAAGGAGGGTCCGGGGATTTTGTTAGAGCCAGCTTTGTTAGATCAGTTCAGCGCCAAGGTCGGTGATGAGGTCGAGCTTGGTGGCGTGAAGCTGCCGATTCTCGGTTCGGTGACGAAGGGTGCGCCGAAGAGCAGCCGTTTCAGCGGTTTTGCGCCGGAGGCTTATGTGAGGTTGGGGGATGTGGAGCGCAGCGGGCTGCTATCGAAGAACAGCATGGCGATGCATCAGGTGCATCTGGCGATTCCCGATGCGCCGGCGAGCTTGAAGGACAAGGTGCGGGATGACTTTCCTGACAACGCCTGGAGGTTAGAGACGCCGGCCGATCGACGTGAAAATCTGGGTGATGCGCTGGAGAATTTCCAGCGGTTCCTGGGCATCCTGGCGCTGGCGGCGCTGGTGCTCGGAGCGATCGGTGTGGCGGGTGCGGTGCATGCGCATGTGGTAAGGCGGGTGCCGACGGTGGCAATCTTGCGATGCCTCGGGTGTCCGGGGCAGGTGGCGTTCGGGATCTACTTCGTGCAGGCCGCGGCTCTCGGTCTGTTAGGGGCGATCGTGGGGGCCGTGTTAGGGATCGCCTTGCAGATGGGAACGCTTGCCGCGTTCCAAGGGCAGTTGCCGATTTCGGTGGAGCCTGCGCCGGAGTGGGCGGTGGTCGCGAAGACGACCGCGGCGGGCTTTGCAGTGTGCTGTGGGTTTGCGCTGCTGCCGCTGTTGAAGATCCGACGCATTTCGCCGGCGGCGACTTTGAGAGGTGGGGCGACTTTGGAAGGGAACACGCTGCGGGCGTTGCCGGTGTATGCGCTATTGGTCGGGCTGCTGGTATTGCTTGCCTTGACCAATGATCCGGAGTGGAAGCGCGCGCTGTCGCTGGTGGGTGGTTTGGCCATTGCGTTCGGGGTGCTGGTTGGCGTGGCCAAGCTCTTGATAGTGGTCACACGTCGTGCGGTGAATTCGCGCTGGCCGTACCTGTTGCGGCAGGGCCTTTCCAATCTCCACCGGCCTCGCAACCAGACTTTGCTGTTCCTGCTTTCGCTGGGACTGGGGACGTTCCTGTTAGTGACGGTTTTGCTTGTCGGAAGTCTGATCCGCCAGCGGCTGAATGTTACCCAGAATGCCAATAGTCCGAACCTTTACCTGATCGACGTGCAGCCGGATCAGCTCGATGGGGTGCGGAAGACCGTGGAGAAGCAGGGGATGCCAGTGCTGGAGAGCGCGCCGATGGTGACCATGCGCATCGAGTCGATTCGCGGCGTGGCGGTGCGCGATGTGCCCAACATCCCGCGCTGGATTGCGCGACGTGAGTTCCGCTCGACCTATCGTGCGGAAATGAACGCCACGGAAACGCTGGTGGCAGGGAAGTGGGAGGCGTCGGTGCCTGATAAGAATCAACCGGTGCCGCTTTCGCTTGAGGAGCAGATCGCCAAGGACATGAAGGTGAAGGTGGGGGATGAGCTTACGCTGGATGTGCAGGGAGTGACGGTGAAGGCGAAGGTCACGAGCTTGCGCAAGGTGGACTGGAGTCGCTTCAACCTGAACTTCTTCATGGTCTTTCCGCCGGGTGTGCTGGAGGACGCGCCGGGTTTCCATGTGGTAACCACGAGGACGCCGACGCCGGCGGCTTCCGGGGAGTTGCAGCGAGCCTTGATCGCCGAGTTTGGAAACGTCACGGCCATCGACCTGACGCTGGTGCTCGAAACGGTGCGGGATATTGTCACCAAGATCTCGACGGTCATTTCGGTGCTGGCTGGATTCACGGTGCTGGCGGGATTGCCGATCGTGATTGGCACGTTGCTCAATGGACGTGACGTGCGGTTGCGGGAAAGCGTGCTGCTGCGGACGCTCGGTGCTTCGGCGAAGCAGGTGCGGACGATCCTGGTGATCGAGTATGCCGCGCTGGGGGTGTTGTCGGCGTTGACCGGGGTGGTGCTTGCCGTGGCGGGGAATGCGGCGCTGGCGAAGTTCGTGTTCCAGGGATCGCCGTGGCCGGACCTTACAGTGGTGGCGGGAGCGTTTGCGGCGGCGACGGGGATCTCGGTGATCGGAGGTTTGGCCCTGAGCCGTGGTGTTTGTCATCACCCGCCGCTGGAGATCCTGCGGAGCGGGGTTTGA
- a CDS encoding host attachment protein, which yields MEPLIILSNLGRVRALTFRAAGDDPRQHAHLSEIPGSRVELRPQSVTKVVTDQAGRSPQSGPVGVASGMSFGEAHGLETELERQALARIAMEIGDRVKAEGNPRWHLVAPVTILSALQKALPASARKSLAGTTAGDLTKLPVAKLETQLLHNGAMR from the coding sequence ATGGAACCGCTCATCATCCTTTCGAATCTGGGTCGGGTGCGTGCCCTGACCTTCCGCGCGGCGGGCGACGACCCGCGGCAGCATGCTCACCTCAGCGAAATCCCGGGCAGCCGGGTGGAACTGCGACCGCAATCCGTGACCAAAGTGGTAACCGACCAAGCCGGGCGTTCTCCGCAAAGCGGCCCTGTTGGAGTCGCCTCTGGCATGTCCTTCGGAGAAGCGCACGGGCTGGAGACCGAACTGGAACGCCAGGCCTTGGCGAGAATCGCCATGGAAATCGGCGACCGCGTCAAGGCGGAGGGAAATCCCCGCTGGCATCTCGTCGCACCCGTCACGATCCTGTCCGCCCTTCAAAAGGCACTCCCTGCTTCGGCCCGGAAATCCTTGGCAGGAACCACGGCTGGCGACCTCACGAAGCTCCCTGTCGCAAAGCTGGAGACCCAGCTCCTTCACAATGGCGCCATGAGGTGA
- a CDS encoding MBL fold metallo-hydrolase produces MPERFTGGFVQTNGYLIETPDGSHLLVDAPAGSAAWLKAKGIVPTALLLTHQHYDHVEDAAAVAAMGVRVFAHAAYSTDLTLEEMMRSYGMPVHVEPYAVDELLEGRTSLEINGLRLELAHVPGHSPDSVTFFIRESGELFSGDTLFEGSIGRPDLPGGDGPLLIDGIREKLFVLPENTQVFPGHGPTTTIGAERAGNPYCGD; encoded by the coding sequence ATGCCCGAGCGCTTCACCGGTGGTTTCGTCCAGACCAATGGCTATTTGATCGAAACCCCCGATGGCTCGCACCTCTTGGTCGACGCACCCGCGGGATCGGCCGCTTGGCTGAAGGCAAAGGGTATCGTCCCGACAGCCCTTCTACTGACCCACCAGCACTACGATCACGTCGAGGACGCCGCCGCCGTGGCCGCCATGGGGGTTCGGGTCTTCGCCCACGCGGCCTACTCCACGGACCTGACCTTGGAGGAAATGATGCGCAGCTACGGGATGCCCGTTCACGTCGAGCCCTACGCCGTCGACGAGTTGCTGGAAGGCCGCACCTCACTGGAAATCAACGGACTCCGCCTGGAATTGGCCCACGTCCCCGGCCACTCTCCGGACAGCGTGACCTTCTTCATCCGGGAGAGCGGCGAACTCTTCTCCGGCGACACCCTGTTCGAGGGCTCGATCGGCCGGCCCGACCTCCCCGGCGGCGATGGCCCCCTGCTCATCGACGGCATCCGCGAAAAGCTTTTCGTCCTCCCGGAAAACACGCAGGTGTTCCCCGGCCACGGCCCGACGACCACGATCGGCGCGGAACGTGCTGGAAATCCCTACTGCGGCGATTGA